A single Eulemur rufifrons isolate Redbay chromosome 9, OSU_ERuf_1, whole genome shotgun sequence DNA region contains:
- the DDX5 gene encoding probable ATP-dependent RNA helicase DDX5 isoform X1, with amino-acid sequence MSGYSSDRDRGRDRGFGAPRFGGSRAGPLSGKKFGNPGEKLVKKKWNLDELPKFEKNFYQEHPDLARRTAQEVETYRRSKEITVRGHNCPKPVLNFYEANFPANVMDVIARQNFTEPTAIQAQGWPVALSGLDMVGVAQTGSGKTLSYLLPAIVHINHQPFLERGDGPICLVLAPTRELAQQVQQVAAEYCRACRLKSTCIYGGAPKGPQIRDLERGVEICIATPGRLIDFLECGKTNLRRTTYLVLDEADRMLDMGFEPQIRKIVDQIRPDRQTLMWSATWPKEVRQLAEDFLKDYIHINIGALELSANHNILQIVDVCHDVEKDEKLIRLMEEIMSEKENKTIVFVETKRRCDELTRKMRRDGWPAMGIHGDKSQQERDWVLNEFKHGKAPILIATDVASRGLDVEDVKFVINYDYPNSSEDYIHRIGRTARSTKTGTAYTFFTPNNIKQVSDLISVLREANQAINPKLLQLVEDRGSGRSRGRGGMKDDRRDRYSAGKRGGFNTFRDRENYDRGYSSLLKRDFGAKTQNGVYSTANYTNGSFGSNFVSAGIQTSFRTGNPTGTYQNGYDSTQQYGSNVPNMHNGMNQQAYAYPATAAAPMIGYPMPTGYSQ; translated from the exons ATGTCGGGTTATTCGAGTGACCGAGACCGCGGCCGGGATCGAGG gtTTGGTGCGCCTCGGTTTGGAGGAAGTAGGGCAGGGCCCTTATCTGGAAAGAAGTTTGGAAACCCTGGGGAGAAACTAGTTAAAAAGAAGTGGAATCTTGATGAGCTGCCCaaatttgagaagaatttttATCAAGAGCACCCTGATTTGGCTAGGCGCACAGCA CAAGAGGTGGAGACATACAGAAGAAGCAAGGAAATTACAGTTAGAGGTCACAATTGCCCAAAGCCAGTTCTGAATTTTTATGAAGCAAACTTCCCTG CAAATGTTATGGATGTGATTGCAAGACAGAACTTTACTGAACCCACTGCTATTCAAGCTCAGGGATGGCCGGTTGCTCTAAGTGGATTGGATATGGTTGGAGTAGCACAAACTGGATCTGGGAAAACATTATCT TATTTGCTGCCTGCCATTGTCCACATCAATCATCAGCCATTCCTAGAGAGAGGCGATGGGCCTATT TGCTTGGTGCTGGCACCAACTCGGGAACTGGCCCAACAAGTGCAGCAAGTAGCTGCTGAATACTGTAGAGCATGTCGTTTGAAATCAACTTGCATCTATGGTGGTGCTCCCAAGGGACCACAAATACGTGATTTGGAAAgag GTGTAGAAATCTGTATTGCAACACCTGGAAGACTGATTGACTTTTTAGAGTGTGGGAAAACCAATCTGAGAAGAACTACCTACCTTGTCCTTGATGAAGCAGATAGAATGCTTGATATGGGCTTCGAGCCCCAAATAAGGAAGATTGTGGATCAGATAAGA CCTGATAGGCAAACCCTAATGTGGAGTGCAACTTGGCCAAAAGAAGTAAGACAGCTTGCTGAAGATTTCCTGAAAGACTACATTCATATAAACATCGGTGCACTAGAACTAAGTGCAAACCACAACATTCTTCAGATTGTGGATGTATGTCATGAtgtagaaaaagatgaaaa ACTTATTCGTCTAATGGAAGAGATCATGagtgagaaggaaaataaaaccattgTTTTTGTTGAAACTAAAAGAAGATGTGATGAGCTTACCAGAAAAATGAGGAGAGATGG gTGGCCTGCCATGGGTATCCATGGTGACAAGAGTCAACAGGAACGTGACTGGGTTCTAAATG AATTCAAACATGGAAAAGCTCCTATTCTGATTGCTACAGATGTGGCCTCCCGAGGGCTAG ATGTGGAAGATGTGAAATTTGTCATCAATTATGACTACCCTAACTCCTCAGAGGATTATATTCATCGAATTGGAAGAACTGCTCGCAGTACCAAAACAGGCACAGCATACACTTTCTTTACACCTAATAACATAAAGCAAGTAAGCGACCTTATCTCTGTGCTTCGTGAAGCCAATCAAGCAATTAATCCCAAGTTGCTTCAGTTGGTCGAAGACAGAGGTTCAG GTCGTTCCAGGGGTAGAGGAGGCATGAAGGATGACCGTCGGGACAGATACTCTGCGGGCAAAAGGGGTGGATTTAATACCTTTAGAGACAGGGAAAATTATGACCGAGGTTATTCTAGCCTGCTTAAGAGAGATTTTGGGGCAAAAACTCAGAATGGTGTTTACAGTACTGCAAATTACACCAATGGGAGCTTTGGGAGTAATTTTGTGTCTGCTGGTATACAGACCAGTTTTAGGACTGGTAATCCAACAGGGACTTACCAGAATGGTTATGATAGCACTCAGCAGTATGGAAGTAATGTTCCCAATATGCACAATGGTATGAACCAACAGGCATATGCATATCCTGCTACTGCAGCCGCACCTATGATTGGTTATCCAATGCCAACCGGATATTCTCAATAA
- the DDX5 gene encoding probable ATP-dependent RNA helicase DDX5 isoform X2, whose protein sequence is MRFGAPRFGGSRAGPLSGKKFGNPGEKLVKKKWNLDELPKFEKNFYQEHPDLARRTAQEVETYRRSKEITVRGHNCPKPVLNFYEANFPANVMDVIARQNFTEPTAIQAQGWPVALSGLDMVGVAQTGSGKTLSYLLPAIVHINHQPFLERGDGPICLVLAPTRELAQQVQQVAAEYCRACRLKSTCIYGGAPKGPQIRDLERGVEICIATPGRLIDFLECGKTNLRRTTYLVLDEADRMLDMGFEPQIRKIVDQIRPDRQTLMWSATWPKEVRQLAEDFLKDYIHINIGALELSANHNILQIVDVCHDVEKDEKLIRLMEEIMSEKENKTIVFVETKRRCDELTRKMRRDGWPAMGIHGDKSQQERDWVLNEFKHGKAPILIATDVASRGLDVEDVKFVINYDYPNSSEDYIHRIGRTARSTKTGTAYTFFTPNNIKQVSDLISVLREANQAINPKLLQLVEDRGSGRSRGRGGMKDDRRDRYSAGKRGGFNTFRDRENYDRGYSSLLKRDFGAKTQNGVYSTANYTNGSFGSNFVSAGIQTSFRTGNPTGTYQNGYDSTQQYGSNVPNMHNGMNQQAYAYPATAAAPMIGYPMPTGYSQ, encoded by the exons ATGAG gtTTGGTGCGCCTCGGTTTGGAGGAAGTAGGGCAGGGCCCTTATCTGGAAAGAAGTTTGGAAACCCTGGGGAGAAACTAGTTAAAAAGAAGTGGAATCTTGATGAGCTGCCCaaatttgagaagaatttttATCAAGAGCACCCTGATTTGGCTAGGCGCACAGCA CAAGAGGTGGAGACATACAGAAGAAGCAAGGAAATTACAGTTAGAGGTCACAATTGCCCAAAGCCAGTTCTGAATTTTTATGAAGCAAACTTCCCTG CAAATGTTATGGATGTGATTGCAAGACAGAACTTTACTGAACCCACTGCTATTCAAGCTCAGGGATGGCCGGTTGCTCTAAGTGGATTGGATATGGTTGGAGTAGCACAAACTGGATCTGGGAAAACATTATCT TATTTGCTGCCTGCCATTGTCCACATCAATCATCAGCCATTCCTAGAGAGAGGCGATGGGCCTATT TGCTTGGTGCTGGCACCAACTCGGGAACTGGCCCAACAAGTGCAGCAAGTAGCTGCTGAATACTGTAGAGCATGTCGTTTGAAATCAACTTGCATCTATGGTGGTGCTCCCAAGGGACCACAAATACGTGATTTGGAAAgag GTGTAGAAATCTGTATTGCAACACCTGGAAGACTGATTGACTTTTTAGAGTGTGGGAAAACCAATCTGAGAAGAACTACCTACCTTGTCCTTGATGAAGCAGATAGAATGCTTGATATGGGCTTCGAGCCCCAAATAAGGAAGATTGTGGATCAGATAAGA CCTGATAGGCAAACCCTAATGTGGAGTGCAACTTGGCCAAAAGAAGTAAGACAGCTTGCTGAAGATTTCCTGAAAGACTACATTCATATAAACATCGGTGCACTAGAACTAAGTGCAAACCACAACATTCTTCAGATTGTGGATGTATGTCATGAtgtagaaaaagatgaaaa ACTTATTCGTCTAATGGAAGAGATCATGagtgagaaggaaaataaaaccattgTTTTTGTTGAAACTAAAAGAAGATGTGATGAGCTTACCAGAAAAATGAGGAGAGATGG gTGGCCTGCCATGGGTATCCATGGTGACAAGAGTCAACAGGAACGTGACTGGGTTCTAAATG AATTCAAACATGGAAAAGCTCCTATTCTGATTGCTACAGATGTGGCCTCCCGAGGGCTAG ATGTGGAAGATGTGAAATTTGTCATCAATTATGACTACCCTAACTCCTCAGAGGATTATATTCATCGAATTGGAAGAACTGCTCGCAGTACCAAAACAGGCACAGCATACACTTTCTTTACACCTAATAACATAAAGCAAGTAAGCGACCTTATCTCTGTGCTTCGTGAAGCCAATCAAGCAATTAATCCCAAGTTGCTTCAGTTGGTCGAAGACAGAGGTTCAG GTCGTTCCAGGGGTAGAGGAGGCATGAAGGATGACCGTCGGGACAGATACTCTGCGGGCAAAAGGGGTGGATTTAATACCTTTAGAGACAGGGAAAATTATGACCGAGGTTATTCTAGCCTGCTTAAGAGAGATTTTGGGGCAAAAACTCAGAATGGTGTTTACAGTACTGCAAATTACACCAATGGGAGCTTTGGGAGTAATTTTGTGTCTGCTGGTATACAGACCAGTTTTAGGACTGGTAATCCAACAGGGACTTACCAGAATGGTTATGATAGCACTCAGCAGTATGGAAGTAATGTTCCCAATATGCACAATGGTATGAACCAACAGGCATATGCATATCCTGCTACTGCAGCCGCACCTATGATTGGTTATCCAATGCCAACCGGATATTCTCAATAA